Proteins encoded within one genomic window of Spirulina major PCC 6313:
- a CDS encoding bifunctional 4-hydroxy-2-oxoglutarate aldolase/2-dehydro-3-deoxy-phosphogluconate aldolase: MGIDFDSVGIEPSAAVVRWRDRLRAERAIAVIRAPDYHIGIAMAEAVIAGGVGMVEITWQSDRAAELITHLRAAFPHCCIGTGTILTPEHLHTAHQAGAEFVFSPHSDRTLIDHAQTLDLPIIPGALTPTEILQAWQWGAACVKVFPVQAVGGVDYFRAIRTPVCEPLLIPTGGVTLANLTDFLAAGAIAVGLAGDLFPKVALNAQDWPAITQRAQKLRSLLTQWQHQNPENPSL, encoded by the coding sequence ATGGGTATTGATTTTGACTCGGTGGGGATTGAGCCGTCAGCGGCGGTGGTGCGGTGGCGCGATCGCCTCCGGGCTGAACGAGCGATCGCGGTGATTCGCGCCCCGGACTATCACATCGGCATCGCCATGGCCGAAGCGGTGATCGCCGGGGGGGTGGGCATGGTGGAAATTACCTGGCAGAGCGATCGCGCCGCTGAGTTAATCACCCACCTCCGCGCAGCGTTTCCCCACTGTTGCATCGGCACAGGCACGATTCTCACCCCGGAACACCTCCACACCGCCCACCAGGCCGGGGCCGAATTCGTTTTCTCCCCCCACAGCGATCGCACCTTGATCGATCACGCCCAGACCCTCGACCTACCGATCATTCCCGGTGCGCTCACCCCGACGGAAATTCTCCAAGCCTGGCAATGGGGGGCGGCCTGCGTCAAGGTGTTTCCCGTCCAAGCCGTGGGCGGTGTGGACTATTTCCGCGCCATTCGCACCCCCGTTTGTGAGCCGTTGCTGATTCCCACCGGGGGCGTGACCTTGGCGAATCTGACGGATTTTCTCGCGGCAGGTGCGATCGCTGTCGGTCTCGCGGGGGATTTATTTCCCAAAGTGGCCCTCAATGCCCAGGATTGGCCCGCCATTACGCAACGGGCCCAAAAGCTGCGATCGCTCCTCACACAATGGCAGCACCAAAACCCTGAAAACCCCAGTCTCTAA